Proteins from a single region of Candidatus Effluviviaceae Genus I sp.:
- a CDS encoding HIT domain-containing protein, whose product MDTLWAPWRMEYLMSDKPGGCIFCDKPRAGDDDRSLIVFRTGLSFALLNAYPYNNGHLMVAPLRHAATLSELSRDERGDLIEAVARAERIVARALAPQGMNVGVNLGHCAGAGVPGHVHVHLVPRWEGDTNFMPVVGGTRVIPESLGDTLAKFRAADAELGGGG is encoded by the coding sequence GTGGACACGCTGTGGGCTCCGTGGAGAATGGAGTACCTCATGTCCGACAAGCCCGGCGGCTGCATCTTCTGCGACAAGCCGCGCGCCGGCGATGACGACCGGAGCCTCATCGTCTTCAGGACCGGCCTGTCGTTCGCGCTCCTCAACGCGTACCCGTACAACAACGGGCACCTCATGGTCGCGCCGCTCCGGCACGCCGCGACGCTCTCAGAGCTCTCGCGCGACGAGCGCGGCGACCTCATCGAGGCCGTGGCGAGGGCGGAGCGGATCGTCGCGCGGGCCCTCGCGCCCCAGGGGATGAACGTCGGCGTGAACCTCGGCCACTGCGCGGGCGCCGGCGTTCCGGGGCACGTGCACGTGCACCTCGTGCCGCGATGGGAAGGGGACACCAACTTCATGCCGGTCGTGGGCGGGACGCGCGTGATCCCGGAGTCGCTCGGGGACACCCTGGCGAAGTTCCGGGCCGCTGACGCGGAACTCGGAGGCGGGGGATGA
- a CDS encoding LytR C-terminal domain-containing protein: MSRKRDRRRGGGRGASFTYTIGAVVLIGAVAFFALTYYGLFESSASRDVPTTVLVLNGCGVEGLGLRAAKLLRSHGFDVVDYRNADRPDYAQSIVIDRAGDTGVARHVARLIGTGGVIQQIPDTPLVDVVLIVGADHARYLGTSSGGS, encoded by the coding sequence ATGAGCCGGAAGCGAGACAGGCGCCGGGGCGGCGGGCGCGGGGCTTCGTTCACCTACACGATCGGCGCGGTGGTTCTCATCGGCGCCGTCGCGTTCTTCGCGCTCACGTACTACGGGCTCTTCGAGTCCAGCGCGTCGCGCGACGTCCCGACCACCGTGCTCGTGCTCAACGGCTGCGGGGTCGAGGGTCTCGGCCTCCGTGCGGCGAAGCTCCTTCGATCGCACGGGTTCGACGTCGTGGATTACCGGAACGCCGACCGGCCGGACTACGCGCAGAGCATCGTCATAGACAGAGCGGGCGACACCGGCGTTGCACGCCATGTCGCCCGCCTGATCGGAACCGGCGGCGTGATCCAGCAGATCCCGGACACGCCGCTCGTTGACGTCGTCCTCATCGTCGGGGCCGACCACGCCCGCTATCTCGGGACCTCGTCGGGCGGCTCCTAG
- a CDS encoding SurA N-terminal domain-containing protein, producing MLAALRSNTKAILWIVVVAFLGFTFAVWGKGVQRSRSGPSKGVIGRVGAASVRYQDYADALRSNLKAYADQAGAQVTDEIRAAIEDQTWQALVQQALIDQEIERLGINVSDQHVFEILWNNPPDVVLRSPAFQKENGQFDFDLYHREIQLHPERWEGVAEYYRRVLKEQVLQQEIQAAAFVNENEVWSEYITRNQKVAVSYVVVDPASVPLDDVMPSDDEARAYFAQHKAEYERPPMASLVFVRFPRTPTRDDEQDVIARLEDIADAVRDGEAFGDLAKVYSEDPTAQAGGDLGTMRGDAMPPGFAEATQALAVGQVSQPFRTDAGYYIVQVEDRRRAGGETEVRLRGILMRVRASEQTLAAIEDAAVQLLTRAKSAGLAQAADSLGLRADRTPRFPEGRNVPGIGSAPTAVALAFQERAGFLFGPMTTNDAVYAFEVAEKTKKGVPTYDELEAEAKATGGVNPVKLALAARRQGERALAIATEIAGAVRSGRTLEEAAAQYGTTVRQTAPFSRRDFVPGVGRGNEAIGASFSLPVGTVTGPVKTESPERYFVIQADEQIAASQDGFQAQRVEIGNQLLQRRRQELLSAWMDGLTRRTKIEDYRDIYFASGGREQQPPSVGYGY from the coding sequence ATGCTTGCCGCCCTCCGCTCGAACACGAAGGCCATCCTGTGGATCGTCGTGGTGGCTTTCCTCGGTTTCACGTTCGCCGTCTGGGGCAAGGGAGTCCAGCGATCTCGCTCCGGCCCGTCCAAGGGCGTCATCGGGCGCGTGGGCGCCGCCTCCGTCCGCTATCAGGACTACGCGGACGCCCTCCGGTCCAACCTGAAGGCCTACGCCGACCAGGCCGGCGCGCAGGTGACCGACGAGATCCGGGCGGCCATCGAGGACCAGACCTGGCAGGCGCTGGTGCAGCAGGCGCTCATCGATCAGGAGATCGAGAGGCTCGGCATCAACGTCTCTGACCAGCACGTCTTCGAGATCCTGTGGAACAACCCGCCCGACGTCGTGCTGAGATCGCCGGCGTTCCAGAAGGAGAACGGCCAGTTCGACTTCGACCTCTACCACCGCGAGATCCAGCTGCATCCGGAGCGGTGGGAGGGCGTGGCCGAGTACTACCGGAGGGTCCTCAAGGAGCAGGTGCTCCAGCAGGAGATCCAGGCGGCCGCGTTCGTCAACGAGAACGAGGTGTGGAGCGAGTACATCACGCGCAACCAGAAGGTCGCCGTGTCGTACGTTGTGGTCGATCCGGCGTCCGTCCCGCTCGACGACGTCATGCCGTCCGACGACGAGGCCCGCGCGTACTTCGCGCAGCACAAGGCCGAGTACGAGCGTCCGCCGATGGCGTCGCTCGTGTTCGTGCGGTTCCCCAGGACTCCGACGAGGGACGACGAGCAGGACGTGATCGCGCGACTCGAGGACATCGCCGACGCGGTCCGCGACGGCGAGGCGTTCGGAGACCTGGCGAAGGTGTACTCCGAGGACCCGACCGCCCAAGCCGGCGGCGACCTCGGCACCATGCGAGGCGACGCGATGCCCCCGGGGTTCGCGGAGGCCACGCAGGCGCTCGCCGTCGGCCAGGTCAGCCAACCGTTCAGGACTGACGCCGGGTACTACATCGTGCAGGTCGAGGACAGGAGGCGGGCGGGCGGCGAGACCGAGGTCAGGCTGCGCGGGATCCTCATGCGCGTCCGAGCCAGCGAGCAGACGCTCGCGGCGATCGAGGACGCGGCGGTGCAGCTGCTCACTCGCGCGAAGAGCGCCGGACTCGCGCAGGCCGCGGACAGCCTCGGGCTGCGGGCCGACAGGACCCCCCGCTTCCCGGAGGGCAGGAACGTCCCGGGCATCGGGAGCGCCCCGACGGCCGTCGCGCTCGCCTTCCAGGAGCGCGCCGGGTTCCTCTTCGGGCCGATGACGACGAACGACGCCGTCTACGCGTTCGAGGTCGCAGAGAAGACGAAGAAGGGCGTTCCGACGTACGACGAGCTTGAGGCGGAGGCGAAGGCCACGGGCGGCGTGAACCCCGTCAAGCTCGCGCTGGCGGCGCGACGGCAGGGCGAACGGGCGCTCGCGATCGCGACCGAGATCGCCGGCGCCGTTCGCTCGGGCAGGACCCTGGAAGAGGCAGCGGCGCAGTACGGCACGACCGTTCGACAGACCGCGCCGTTCTCGCGGCGCGACTTCGTGCCCGGAGTCGGCCGCGGCAACGAGGCCATCGGGGCGAGCTTCAGCCTGCCCGTCGGGACCGTCACGGGGCCCGTGAAGACGGAGAGCCCGGAGCGGTACTTCGTCATCCAGGCCGACGAGCAGATCGCGGCCAGTCAGGACGGCTTCCAGGCGCAGCGCGTCGAGATCGGGAACCAGCTCCTTCAGCGGAGACGGCAGGAGCTTCTGTCGGCCTGGATGGACGGCCTGACGAGGCGGACGAAGATCGAGGACTACCGGGACATCTACTTCGCGTCCGGCGGTCGGGAGCAGCAGCCGCCGAGCGTGGGGTACGGATACTAG
- the fusA gene encoding elongation factor G, which produces MKSPSPNKIRNIAVVAHGGAGKTTISEAILFAGGALQRMGSVQDGSSALDYAENEKRRQISINLGVGHCDWHGTKLNVLDCPGYADFSGDMRAGLRVADGAVVVVAAPSGVEVGTELVWQYLEQHALPRIVAVSKMDKEHADFRACVEACAETLRARVAPVIVPIGSADKLEGVVDLVEQKAYVVDKSGATKKQDVPAGMADEVAEWRARLIEAAAESKEELMEKFFNEEPLSAEEIMDGLRAGVRQASVVPVVAMAAPSRVGIEPLMNLLVGILPSPANVGPARGTKPGSDSPEERACDPNGPFSAFVFKTVAEQHVGELSFIRVYSGTVSAGNDVLNATQDEGERMGPIHAMTGRERKEMESLSAGDIAAVVKLKNTSTGDTLCLKNAPIVFPGVEFPKPVLSVAVRAKSKADEEKINSGLSKLHEEDPTFTMVFDPVIRQTIISGLGDLHLDVMIEKLKDKFGVEVETEKPKIAYRETLKGKAEAEGKYKKQTGGRGQFGVAWLRVEARERGAGFEFVDEIVGGSISQKFIPAVEKGVLERMSRGVIAGYPVVDVRVAVYDGKMHPVDSSEMAFKMAGSLGFRDAAANAKPVLLEPIYLLTVRVPDEFMGDVMSDISSRRGRIRETGQEGRYQVVKANVPLSELYKYSTHLRSMTGGRGFCEQEFSHYEDAPPDVQAKVVAEAGKVQEEDE; this is translated from the coding sequence ATGAAGTCACCGTCTCCCAACAAGATCAGGAACATAGCCGTCGTGGCCCACGGGGGCGCCGGCAAGACCACCATCTCCGAGGCGATCCTCTTCGCGGGAGGGGCTCTGCAGAGGATGGGAAGCGTCCAGGACGGGTCGTCGGCGCTGGACTACGCGGAGAACGAGAAGCGCCGGCAGATCAGCATCAACCTGGGCGTGGGCCACTGCGACTGGCACGGCACGAAGCTCAACGTGCTCGACTGCCCAGGGTATGCGGACTTCTCCGGCGACATGCGCGCGGGCCTTCGCGTGGCCGACGGAGCGGTGGTCGTCGTCGCGGCGCCGTCGGGCGTGGAGGTGGGGACCGAGCTCGTCTGGCAGTATCTCGAGCAGCACGCCCTTCCCCGGATCGTCGCGGTGAGCAAGATGGACAAGGAGCACGCCGACTTCCGCGCGTGCGTCGAAGCCTGCGCCGAGACGCTCAGGGCCCGCGTTGCGCCGGTCATCGTGCCGATAGGATCCGCCGACAAGCTCGAAGGCGTCGTGGACCTCGTCGAGCAGAAGGCGTACGTGGTCGACAAGTCGGGCGCCACCAAGAAGCAGGATGTGCCCGCGGGCATGGCCGACGAGGTCGCCGAGTGGCGGGCCCGCCTCATCGAGGCGGCGGCGGAGTCGAAGGAAGAACTCATGGAGAAGTTCTTCAACGAGGAGCCTCTCTCCGCCGAGGAGATCATGGACGGCCTGCGCGCCGGAGTCCGACAGGCGAGCGTCGTGCCCGTCGTCGCGATGGCCGCGCCGTCCCGCGTCGGCATCGAGCCCCTCATGAACCTCCTCGTGGGCATCTTGCCGTCGCCGGCGAACGTCGGTCCCGCCAGGGGCACGAAGCCGGGGTCGGACTCGCCCGAGGAGCGAGCCTGCGATCCCAACGGCCCGTTCTCGGCGTTTGTCTTCAAGACGGTCGCCGAGCAGCACGTCGGTGAGCTCTCGTTCATCCGCGTGTACTCCGGGACGGTGAGCGCGGGGAACGATGTCCTGAACGCGACGCAGGACGAGGGCGAGCGCATGGGCCCCATCCACGCGATGACCGGCCGCGAGCGCAAGGAGATGGAGTCGCTGTCGGCCGGCGACATCGCCGCCGTCGTGAAGCTCAAGAACACCTCGACGGGTGACACGCTCTGCCTGAAGAACGCCCCGATCGTCTTCCCCGGCGTCGAGTTCCCGAAGCCGGTGCTCTCCGTCGCGGTCCGCGCCAAGTCGAAGGCCGACGAGGAGAAGATCAACAGCGGGCTCTCCAAGCTGCACGAGGAGGACCCGACGTTCACGATGGTCTTCGATCCCGTCATACGGCAGACGATCATCTCGGGGCTGGGGGATCTGCACCTCGATGTGATGATCGAGAAGCTCAAGGACAAGTTCGGGGTCGAGGTCGAGACCGAGAAGCCGAAGATCGCCTACCGCGAGACGCTGAAGGGCAAGGCCGAGGCTGAGGGGAAGTACAAGAAGCAGACGGGCGGCCGCGGGCAGTTCGGCGTGGCGTGGCTCAGGGTCGAGGCGCGCGAGCGCGGCGCGGGCTTCGAGTTCGTCGACGAGATCGTCGGCGGCTCGATCTCGCAGAAGTTCATCCCGGCCGTGGAGAAGGGCGTCCTCGAGCGGATGTCGAGGGGCGTCATCGCCGGGTATCCCGTGGTGGACGTCCGGGTCGCCGTGTACGACGGCAAGATGCACCCGGTCGACTCGTCGGAAATGGCGTTCAAGATGGCCGGCTCGCTCGGGTTCCGAGATGCCGCCGCGAACGCGAAGCCGGTGCTTCTCGAGCCCATCTACCTGCTCACGGTCCGCGTGCCGGACGAGTTCATGGGCGATGTGATGAGCGACATCTCGTCGCGCCGCGGCCGCATCCGTGAGACGGGGCAGGAGGGCCGCTACCAGGTCGTGAAGGCCAACGTGCCGCTCTCGGAGCTCTACAAGTACTCGACGCACCTCCGCTCGATGACCGGAGGCAGGGGGTTCTGCGAGCAGGAGTTCTCCCACTACGAGGATGCGCCGCCGGACGTTCAGGCCAAGGTCGTCGCCGAGGCCGGGAAGGTGCAGGAGGAAGACGAGTAG
- a CDS encoding YebC/PmpR family DNA-binding transcriptional regulator, which yields MSGHSKWHTIKHKKAAIDAKRGRIFNKQARLIEVAARSGGPDLSTNIRLRAAVQAARDISMPKDKIDKAIAKGSGQVEGARYEEIVYEAYGPAGVALMLDVLTDNKNRTVGEIRHILMRHAGRLGEGGSVAWIFSQKGVISVPSAGNDGDSLLEIALEAGAQDISDEGETFEITTDPKSFSAVREALEKAGVTVQHAELARVASTAVRLEENDARKVLKLMEALEDHDDVQSVSANFDIPDEVLAAIKDEG from the coding sequence ATGTCCGGTCACTCGAAGTGGCACACCATCAAGCACAAGAAGGCCGCGATCGACGCCAAACGCGGCCGCATCTTCAACAAGCAGGCGCGCCTCATCGAGGTCGCGGCGCGGAGCGGCGGGCCCGACCTGAGCACGAACATCCGCCTCCGGGCGGCCGTGCAGGCCGCGCGCGACATCAGCATGCCCAAGGACAAGATCGACAAGGCGATCGCCAAGGGCTCCGGGCAGGTGGAAGGCGCGCGCTACGAGGAGATCGTGTACGAGGCGTACGGACCCGCCGGCGTGGCGCTCATGCTGGACGTCCTCACCGACAACAAGAACCGCACCGTCGGCGAGATCAGGCACATCCTCATGCGGCACGCGGGCCGGTTGGGCGAGGGCGGAAGCGTCGCGTGGATCTTCTCGCAGAAGGGCGTCATCTCCGTGCCGTCCGCCGGCAACGACGGGGACAGCCTGCTCGAGATCGCGCTCGAGGCCGGCGCGCAGGACATCTCCGACGAGGGTGAGACCTTCGAGATCACGACGGACCCCAAGAGCTTCTCGGCCGTTCGCGAGGCGCTCGAGAAGGCGGGCGTGACCGTGCAGCACGCCGAGCTCGCGCGCGTCGCGAGCACGGCGGTGCGGCTCGAGGAGAACGACGCCCGCAAGGTGCTCAAGCTCATGGAGGCGCTCGAGGACCACGACGACGTCCAGAGCGTCTCGGCCAACTTCGACATCCCCGACGAGGTCCTGGCCGCGATCAAGGACGAAGGATAG
- the ruvC gene encoding crossover junction endodeoxyribonuclease RuvC — protein sequence MPAKLVVLGIDPGTIVTGLGVVALDEDGMRALWWGSVRSSSATPLPERLTRIHAEIVSRIERFRPDHVAVENVFQARNVGAALKLGHARGVALLAAAAAGVPIFEYAPREVKKSVVGIGSATKEQVAAMVVRLLGLGAPEIAEDESDAVAVAVCHIHKTARVSAG from the coding sequence GTGCCGGCGAAGCTCGTTGTCCTCGGCATCGACCCCGGGACCATCGTGACCGGGCTCGGCGTCGTGGCCCTCGACGAGGACGGGATGCGGGCCCTGTGGTGGGGGAGCGTCCGCAGCTCATCGGCGACGCCCCTTCCGGAACGCCTCACGAGGATCCACGCAGAGATCGTCTCGCGCATCGAGCGCTTTCGCCCCGACCACGTCGCCGTCGAGAACGTCTTCCAGGCGAGGAACGTCGGCGCCGCGCTGAAGCTCGGCCACGCGCGGGGCGTCGCGCTGCTCGCCGCGGCCGCCGCGGGCGTTCCGATCTTCGAGTACGCCCCGAGAGAGGTGAAGAAGTCCGTCGTGGGCATCGGCTCGGCGACGAAGGAGCAGGTGGCCGCGATGGTCGTGAGACTCCTCGGTCTCGGCGCGCCCGAGATCGCGGAGGACGAGTCGGACGCGGTGGCGGTCGCGGTGTGCCACATCCACAAGACGGCGAGGGTGTCTGCCGGATGA
- the ruvA gene encoding Holliday junction branch migration protein RuvA, with amino-acid sequence MISVLEGTLIEKRPSDVVLDVGGVGYRAAVPLSTYRGLPDTGTRTRLLTHLIVRDDALELYGFLTSAEREIFRALIGVTGIGPKLGLAALSGLSPDVFHRAVIDENLGLLTSVSGIGKKTAQRMIVELKEKFSGMDVSSIGGGEGAGREEAGDAVAALVQLGLTRASAREAVLRVRREAGCDLPIEEVIKRALRKSG; translated from the coding sequence ATGATCTCCGTGCTCGAGGGGACGCTCATCGAGAAGCGGCCGTCGGACGTCGTCCTCGACGTGGGCGGTGTGGGCTACCGCGCGGCCGTGCCGCTCTCGACGTACCGAGGCCTGCCCGACACGGGAACCAGGACGCGGCTTCTCACGCACCTCATCGTCCGGGACGACGCGCTCGAGCTGTACGGGTTTCTCACGTCCGCGGAGCGCGAGATCTTCCGCGCGCTGATCGGCGTCACGGGCATCGGCCCGAAGCTCGGGCTTGCGGCGCTCTCCGGGCTGTCGCCCGACGTCTTCCACCGCGCGGTGATCGACGAGAACCTGGGGCTTCTCACGAGCGTCTCGGGCATCGGCAAGAAGACGGCGCAGCGCATGATCGTCGAGCTCAAGGAGAAGTTCTCCGGGATGGACGTGAGCTCGATCGGGGGCGGTGAGGGGGCCGGCCGCGAGGAGGCCGGCGACGCCGTTGCGGCGCTCGTGCAACTCGGGCTCACGCGCGCGTCGGCGCGCGAGGCGGTCCTGCGGGTGCGGCGCGAGGCAGGCTGCGACCTCCCGATCGAGGAGGTCATCAAGCGCGCCCTCCGGAAGTCCGGATAG